In Bacillus cereus ATCC 14579, a single window of DNA contains:
- a CDS encoding HD domain-containing protein, producing MIISDVLYGEFEVDQVVEELISSKSMQRLKGIHQNGASYLMNEKWNVTRFDHSVGVMLLVKKLGGSVKEQIASLLHDVSHTAFSHVIDYVFDNEDESYHEEIFSSVVKNSEIPAILAKHGYNYEDILLDDSKWTLLERSAPELCADRVDYTLRDMYTYGYISLEEVHRFLEDIIAVEGKMVVQSVEMAEWFTETYYKEVIDFFMKPMNIYGNDMLAKTLKLSLHKKVIHADDFLLEDEELISKLQQCNDPEVEALLSKVHPNVKVKEDRNDYDLHQKNKVRLIDPPLLREGKIVQSSVVSENIRQISDIAYEKAVRGMYVKVISN from the coding sequence AAGTAGTAGAAGAATTAATTTCAAGTAAGTCTATGCAAAGGCTAAAAGGCATTCATCAAAATGGCGCAAGTTACTTAATGAACGAGAAATGGAATGTAACGCGCTTTGATCATTCAGTTGGTGTTATGTTATTAGTTAAAAAACTAGGTGGTTCAGTAAAAGAACAGATTGCTAGTTTACTGCATGACGTATCACATACTGCTTTTTCCCATGTGATTGATTACGTTTTTGATAATGAAGATGAAAGTTATCATGAAGAGATATTTAGTTCTGTTGTGAAAAACTCAGAAATTCCAGCGATCCTTGCGAAGCATGGTTATAACTATGAAGATATTTTATTAGATGATTCGAAGTGGACATTACTGGAAAGGTCAGCGCCCGAATTATGCGCAGATCGAGTAGATTATACGTTACGAGATATGTATACATACGGATATATTTCTTTAGAAGAGGTTCATAGATTTTTAGAGGATATTATTGCAGTAGAGGGGAAAATGGTTGTTCAAAGTGTCGAAATGGCAGAATGGTTTACAGAAACGTATTACAAAGAAGTAATTGATTTCTTTATGAAACCAATGAATATTTACGGAAACGATATGTTAGCGAAAACGTTAAAGTTATCTCTTCATAAAAAGGTTATTCATGCAGATGATTTTCTTCTTGAAGATGAGGAGCTTATTTCGAAATTGCAGCAATGTAATGACCCCGAAGTAGAAGCTTTATTAAGCAAAGTTCATCCAAATGTAAAGGTAAAAGAAGATAGAAACGATTATGATTTACATCAGAAAAATAAAGTGCGTCTTATTGATCCGCCGTTACTTCGTGAAGGGAAAATCGTTCAGTCATCTGTTGTGTCAGAAAACATAAGACAGATAAGTGATATTGCTTATGAAAAAGCGGTGAGAGGGATGTATGTGAAAGTGATTTCGAATTAA
- a CDS encoding anti-sigma factor, producing MGCTEFKKLWKKYENGTLTHDEQELLESHIESCEECEAYLDELLTKTEPIKKKLPPKNLKIPFWRIKWKHRLQTFGFILSICIVIYIIGGVLSAFYFQANNDKRLEEIREVPSLALEATIPNSRVMGGGTSVEAFFRTNSQFDLVRTVGKKEMPLGTIETKSFLSSVDVTKRTWMNPFYQPKLFFVHPKTEQGDYLKDSSKKVWDTLAKVHDGTVAEVAISFDKAYTLKELEPLLYSIFEAQELPPTPLWYALDTGQERKNVDDYILHGGEAIGFPEHVRFLDNETDGQKTQEDKVTEMMRILSIHKKTVSKIAALSEKELNLDKRYQYVKDNGVKVYGIVITGPSKELLKLQNSPHVRYATLGDIEIWNWFDH from the coding sequence ATGGGTTGTACAGAATTTAAAAAACTATGGAAGAAGTATGAAAATGGAACGCTCACGCATGATGAACAAGAACTGTTAGAAAGTCATATTGAGTCATGTGAAGAGTGTGAAGCTTACTTAGATGAGCTGTTAACAAAAACAGAACCAATTAAGAAAAAGTTACCTCCAAAAAATCTTAAAATTCCTTTTTGGAGAATTAAGTGGAAACATCGTTTACAAACGTTTGGTTTTATATTATCAATTTGCATCGTTATCTATATAATCGGCGGGGTATTATCAGCCTTTTATTTTCAAGCTAATAATGATAAAAGGCTAGAAGAAATTAGAGAGGTTCCTTCGCTTGCACTTGAAGCAACGATCCCAAATAGCCGTGTTATGGGAGGCGGAACAAGTGTAGAAGCTTTTTTCCGTACGAATAGCCAATTTGATTTAGTACGAACCGTCGGTAAAAAAGAAATGCCCCTCGGTACAATAGAAACAAAAAGCTTCTTATCATCTGTAGATGTTACGAAGCGAACTTGGATGAATCCGTTCTATCAACCAAAACTCTTCTTTGTTCATCCAAAAACAGAGCAGGGTGATTATTTAAAGGATTCATCAAAAAAAGTATGGGATACACTTGCAAAAGTACATGATGGAACCGTTGCAGAAGTAGCAATTTCTTTTGATAAAGCTTACACTTTAAAAGAATTAGAACCGCTTTTATATAGCATATTCGAGGCACAAGAACTCCCTCCAACTCCTTTATGGTACGCTTTAGATACAGGACAAGAAAGAAAAAATGTAGATGACTATATCCTACATGGCGGAGAAGCTATAGGGTTTCCAGAACATGTAAGATTCCTCGATAATGAAACTGACGGGCAGAAAACGCAAGAAGACAAAGTAACCGAAATGATGCGCATCCTTTCTATCCATAAAAAAACGGTAAGCAAAATAGCAGCGCTTTCTGAGAAAGAACTAAACTTAGATAAACGTTATCAATATGTAAAGGACAACGGTGTAAAAGTATACGGAATTGTTATTACTGGTCCATCGAAAGAGTTATTAAAATTACAAAACTCCCCGCACGTACGTTATGCGACTCTTGGAGATATTGAGATTTGGAATTGGTTTGATCATTAA
- a CDS encoding RNA polymerase sigma factor, with protein sequence MKRKQSLEEIYSEHMQDLFRYLLSLTGDSHYAEDLMQETFYRMLVHIDYYKGEEIRPWLFTIAYNAFIDWYRKEKKYKTTTVEEFHLPNVPSTEHEYFVKHEIASWLDSLYALPLERRNVLLLRDYYGFSYKEIAEMTGLSLAKVKIELHRGRKDTKSIKE encoded by the coding sequence GTGAAACGTAAACAATCATTAGAAGAAATTTACTCAGAGCATATGCAAGATTTATTTCGCTATCTTCTCTCCCTAACCGGAGATTCCCACTATGCGGAAGATCTCATGCAAGAAACATTTTACCGAATGCTCGTCCATATTGACTATTATAAAGGAGAAGAAATTAGGCCGTGGTTATTTACAATTGCCTACAATGCCTTTATCGATTGGTATCGAAAAGAAAAAAAGTATAAAACAACTACAGTGGAAGAATTCCATTTACCAAACGTGCCAAGTACAGAACATGAATATTTCGTAAAACATGAGATTGCTAGTTGGTTAGACAGTTTATACGCTCTTCCGCTCGAAAGACGAAATGTCCTACTACTACGAGATTACTATGGATTCTCCTATAAGGAAATAGCAGAAATGACTGGTCTCTCATTAGCGAAAGTGAAAATTGAATTACACAGGGGACGGAAAGACACGAAAAGCATAAAGGAGTGA
- a CDS encoding AraC family transcriptional regulator gives MESYETQIQRSIDYIEEDVMEKQTLRNLARVAGFSESHFHRVFQALVGDTVMEYVRKRRLARAAYQLSHTDEKVIDIAFEHGFQSHETFTRAFKKLFQMTPSEYRKQEIETPMYYRVNVKQRKLNPYLGGIQMEYRIVNKPEFLVAGYELKTTSKEGKNHQDIPAFWQEYLQKDLGTTIPNRKDTSQWVELGLCTDFNLETGDFTYIIGMEVTDFENVPNEITKRTFPAATYAVFTTPKVPHEEMVSSIHQTWNAVFSEWFPHSGYEHCGVTEFELYDERCHEDKSEFAQVELWIPVKKK, from the coding sequence ATGGAAAGCTATGAAACACAAATTCAAAGGTCAATTGATTATATTGAGGAAGATGTAATGGAAAAACAAACGCTGCGTAATTTAGCGCGGGTTGCAGGTTTTTCTGAGTCTCATTTTCATCGTGTATTTCAGGCGTTAGTAGGTGATACGGTAATGGAGTATGTTCGAAAGAGGAGGTTAGCCCGGGCAGCTTATCAACTTTCTCATACGGATGAAAAAGTTATTGATATCGCGTTTGAACATGGCTTTCAATCTCACGAAACGTTCACAAGAGCCTTTAAAAAATTATTTCAAATGACACCGAGTGAATATCGAAAACAAGAAATCGAAACACCGATGTATTACAGAGTAAATGTAAAGCAAAGAAAATTAAATCCGTATTTAGGAGGCATACAAATGGAATATCGTATTGTAAATAAACCAGAATTTTTAGTGGCGGGTTATGAACTGAAGACGACAAGTAAAGAAGGGAAAAACCATCAAGACATTCCAGCATTTTGGCAAGAATATTTACAAAAAGATCTTGGAACGACGATTCCGAATCGTAAAGATACGAGCCAATGGGTAGAGCTTGGATTATGTACTGATTTTAATTTAGAAACAGGAGACTTCACTTATATTATCGGAATGGAAGTTACAGACTTTGAAAATGTACCAAATGAAATTACAAAGCGTACTTTCCCGGCAGCAACATATGCAGTTTTTACAACGCCGAAAGTTCCTCATGAAGAAATGGTATCGTCTATCCACCAAACTTGGAATGCAGTATTCTCAGAATGGTTTCCGCATTCAGGGTATGAACATTGCGGAGTTACAGAGTTTGAACTATACGATGAGCGTTGCCACGAAGATAAGAGTGAGTTTGCACAAGTAGAGCTTTGGATACCGGTGAAGAAAAAATAA
- a CDS encoding VOC family protein, which produces MFKKLECVSIHTKDIEKSISFYKEMGMKQNWMIERELEEGGIWTLIGLKFPDEKSSELVISNHPDINFTEVEVLVEDVQQTYESLKDNKDVKWIREPFPTESGHVAVMEAPDENVFVLVGK; this is translated from the coding sequence ATGTTCAAAAAACTAGAATGTGTATCTATACATACGAAAGATATAGAAAAATCAATTTCTTTCTATAAAGAAATGGGAATGAAGCAAAACTGGATGATAGAAAGAGAACTAGAAGAAGGGGGTATTTGGACGTTAATAGGATTGAAGTTTCCAGATGAGAAAAGTTCAGAGTTAGTAATAAGCAATCATCCGGATATTAATTTTACGGAAGTCGAAGTATTAGTAGAAGATGTACAACAAACGTATGAAAGTTTAAAAGATAATAAAGATGTAAAGTGGATTCGCGAACCATTTCCAACAGAATCAGGACATGTTGCAGTAATGGAAGCACCTGATGAGAATGTGTTTGTGTTAGTAGGGAAATAG
- a CDS encoding sensor histidine kinase, protein MNFNKRLIIQFIMQHVFVLVTLLIAVVAAFTYLIFLLTSTLYEPNIPDSDSFTISRYISSEDGHISLQSEVQDLIKEKNDWLQVVDENGKILYHFNTPNDVPNAYTKTSLVAYIQHHIESNYKFTYWEIELEEKKVLVIYGGMLKSNALLTAIQKDHSSLTMDSFTLTDQEKQLLSKEKAALQIFNQNGEEVFAYPAGKKKTFSAIQIALNEKEPWNHKENTSSFYDANSGNLLVVTAKNEHYYPDDEIEDVFTKKFLIGCGLILLIVFVYLVILSIWYGNKFGKPLLHAMRWLKNIAGGKYEEPISKKGKPVRFRRSGKEKWSFRLFRDVTSSLEHLSITLKKNDAMRQVLQQTREEWITGLTHDLKTPLSSIYGYALLLESNQYNWTDRDIQQFGSVMKEKSQYMTTLIDDLSLTYQLKNNSLPAQHVNVEINQFVQKVLLQFINNPTLQNQNIEFVPSSNKIQYFIEEKWFQRIIENLLVNAVKHNNETTTVIVKLSQNANSFTLSISDDGKGMDEKTKELLFERYYRGTNTEESNIGTGLGLAITKQLVHAHNGTISVDSALGKGTTIILVFPFRS, encoded by the coding sequence ATGAATTTTAATAAACGACTTATTATTCAATTTATCATGCAACACGTTTTTGTTTTAGTTACATTACTTATCGCTGTAGTTGCTGCTTTTACTTATTTAATTTTTCTTCTTACTAGTACTTTATACGAACCTAACATTCCAGATTCTGATAGTTTTACAATTTCAAGATACATCTCTTCAGAAGATGGGCATATTTCGTTACAATCTGAAGTGCAAGATTTAATAAAGGAGAAAAATGATTGGCTCCAAGTTGTAGATGAAAACGGAAAAATCCTCTACCACTTTAATACACCAAATGATGTTCCGAATGCTTATACGAAGACATCTTTAGTCGCATATATACAACATCATATCGAAAGTAATTATAAATTTACATATTGGGAAATTGAATTAGAAGAAAAGAAAGTACTTGTTATTTATGGTGGTATGTTAAAAAGCAATGCGTTACTGACAGCAATTCAAAAGGATCACTCCTCTTTAACGATGGATTCGTTCACATTAACAGATCAAGAAAAACAGTTACTGTCTAAAGAAAAAGCAGCACTTCAAATATTTAATCAAAATGGCGAAGAGGTTTTTGCCTATCCAGCTGGAAAGAAAAAAACATTTTCAGCGATACAAATTGCCCTTAATGAAAAAGAGCCGTGGAATCATAAAGAAAACACGTCTAGCTTTTACGATGCAAATAGTGGCAACCTTCTCGTTGTAACTGCAAAAAATGAGCACTACTATCCAGATGACGAAATTGAAGATGTATTTACTAAGAAGTTTCTCATTGGATGCGGATTAATCCTTCTTATCGTATTTGTTTATTTAGTCATTCTTTCTATTTGGTACGGTAATAAATTCGGGAAACCGTTATTACATGCGATGCGCTGGCTTAAAAATATCGCTGGTGGAAAGTATGAAGAACCTATTAGTAAAAAAGGAAAACCTGTCAGGTTCCGGCGATCTGGTAAAGAAAAATGGTCATTTCGTTTGTTTAGAGATGTAACAAGTTCACTAGAACACCTTTCTATTACACTCAAAAAAAATGATGCGATGAGGCAAGTACTCCAGCAAACACGAGAAGAATGGATTACCGGTCTAACGCATGATTTAAAAACACCACTTAGCTCTATATATGGCTACGCATTATTACTCGAATCGAATCAATATAACTGGACTGATCGTGATATTCAGCAATTTGGTAGTGTTATGAAAGAGAAATCTCAATATATGACGACATTAATTGATGATTTAAGCTTAACGTATCAATTAAAAAATAACAGCCTTCCTGCCCAACACGTAAACGTTGAAATCAATCAGTTCGTTCAAAAAGTGTTATTGCAATTTATTAACAATCCAACACTCCAAAATCAAAATATTGAATTCGTACCGAGCTCAAATAAAATTCAATATTTCATTGAAGAAAAATGGTTCCAGCGTATTATCGAAAACTTACTCGTAAATGCTGTAAAACATAATAACGAAACAACTACTGTCATCGTAAAATTATCACAAAACGCTAATTCCTTTACACTCTCCATTTCAGATGACGGAAAAGGAATGGATGAAAAAACGAAAGAACTTCTATTTGAACGATATTACCGCGGAACAAACACAGAAGAAAGCAACATCGGAACTGGACTTGGCCTAGCCATTACAAAACAGCTCGTTCATGCTCATAACGGAACAATTTCCGTTGATAGTGCACTCGGAAAAGGAACGACGATTATTCTTGTATTTCCGTTTCGTTCGTAG
- a CDS encoding response regulator transcription factor: protein MYQANILLVDDETAILQLLTTILEKEGFSHITTATSAEMALSLTKQNNYDLIILDVMLPGQSGFDICPIIRQQTDCPIFFLSAKASDLDKISGFSYGADDYITKPFNPLEVVARMKAQLRRHMKQTVPHEQKSHSISFGRFEIDQHSAELTVDGHIVECSAQLFQLLLFFCENPNYVFSKEEIYEKVWGAPAYNGDDNTVMVHIRKLREKIEHDPSKPEYIKTVRGLGYKFVTK from the coding sequence ATGTACCAAGCAAATATTTTACTCGTTGATGATGAAACAGCAATTTTACAATTACTAACTACCATTCTTGAAAAAGAAGGCTTTTCTCATATTACAACTGCAACATCAGCTGAAATGGCTTTATCTCTAACTAAGCAAAACAATTACGATTTAATTATTTTAGATGTAATGCTTCCTGGACAATCTGGTTTTGATATTTGTCCAATCATTCGCCAACAAACAGATTGTCCAATTTTCTTCCTATCAGCAAAAGCATCTGATTTAGATAAAATATCCGGATTTTCATACGGTGCAGATGATTATATTACGAAACCATTTAATCCATTAGAAGTAGTAGCACGCATGAAAGCACAGCTTCGGAGACATATGAAACAAACCGTACCACACGAACAAAAATCACACTCGATTTCATTTGGAAGATTTGAAATTGATCAGCACTCTGCAGAACTAACAGTAGATGGGCACATTGTCGAATGCTCCGCTCAACTCTTTCAACTACTACTCTTCTTTTGCGAGAATCCGAACTACGTATTTTCGAAAGAGGAAATATACGAAAAAGTTTGGGGAGCACCTGCCTATAATGGCGATGACAACACTGTTATGGTCCACATTCGAAAACTACGTGAAAAAATTGAACATGATCCAAGTAAACCAGAATATATAAAAACCGTTCGCGGGCTTGGTTATAAGTTCGTTACAAAGTAG